The DNA sequence AAACTTGCGTTTGTCGCTGTACCGCTTCGAATTGAGTTGCTGCCATTTCCTCGCCTTCTCCTCGAGTCGAGCCTCTGCTTCGGCCGGCGACGGTAGCACCGTGTACGAGGGCTGTGCCGCAGGTGGAGGCGGTATCGAGGAGCCAGTGGTCCCAGGCGGCGCAATCTGGCCGTTGTTCCACATGGCGAACAGATTCAAACCTCTATCCTAAAACCCTAAGAAACCCTGatagcaaaataaattatagcACAAGTAGATTTGAGATTTCCATGTATGAgagctttttgtttttgtgggatGGATGTAAAAGGGGGGGAGTTTTATTGAGGACGATTCAACAGTTTCTAGGGTTTTGAGGGTTTCTGGGTTTGTATCTCTGTGAGTGAGAAGCaaaaagaagagggagagagtgagatATAATTCCGTAGAAAAATGGGGCTGGAGGTTGATAAAGCGTCCAATATACCGTTTCGGTCAAAGCACTGTGACAAAATGTTTCGATATCGATACTGTTTTGGGTATCGTTatataatctaaattttttttttttaatctaaagaTATAAtccaataaattatattttaaaataataacaatgtaagccttacaaaattaaaatacatattttataaaatttaataatatttctaaattctcaatctaacttttaaaaaaataatcaccaattttcataataaaaatgagagcagaaatttaattttcaaagattaaaaaaagttaataaaataattttcaaatatgagaattcaaataaaaattgtgaaaatacactgaaaatacaaaaatacaaaattttaaccAGTACATTAAAAACCGTCCAGTAAAAACCGGTCTGTATTGATCAAAACGAACCGAAATAGTCAATATTTAAACCGGTACGAAACAACTATCTCCCTCATGCCAATTGGTCCAACATGATAAATGCCAGCCGGTACGACGCAATATTCAAAACCTTGATCCTAACTTCTACTATCAATGCTATGTGCACGATCCCGAGTCCATGCGTCAAGCATTTTTTATTGGtgactataaaattatattaattatctcACACAATACACTGTGAGTCTGTTTGGGATTACGATAGgagttttaagaaatatttaaataacttgaaaatctttttaatagaaaaattatgttgtttgagtattacatattaaaacaattttaatttcaaataagttaaaaagtacatttgaataaaatcatcaaacgtatttttatgaataatgcgGAAtgtaattcgaattttaaaaagattgttcATGGACGAAAATATCCATACAGtttcagataattacaactttcaagaatattgtcataatttttaaaaattcaaatagttGTCATTTTACCTTATAAAGcactttattaatttgtttccaaacaaacgtaacgtgtttgaaagtgttttaaacatatagttatcaaacagtaaataattttttaatagtataacttattatttatgttataagataTAAGTCCTAAATATATAAGCTATATTTTTCACTGCAATCTCAAACATACACTATACAGCTTTTTTCCtcttatcaaattaaaaatggtGCTTATCATTCACACATCAAGTaccaacatgtgatttatcatttttatcattatgttTAAGTACACATATTTACgcatcaatatatatgtatttaaatataatgacaaaaatgacaaattacatatTGGTATGTGGTGTAGTGGATGATAAgtataactttttcatttgaatattcaaacaccacaaacaaaatcatttttcaattttagattttcaactttttcatttaaacgGATGACTgaggaatgagatgaaataataattttatgaatagtagtaaaatggtttgtaaataataagatagtttgaattaaatatttattaagtttatgaaataaaaaataaaaagttgaacaaaaagtattataaagtttaatattgctagaatattaaattttaatattatttttgttttataatttgaaaaagttgaactgtattttattttttatttaaggttGGGTTTGGTTAAACAAACctctttatctcatctcatcaaatttcatcattataattttccaaaattttcatacaaaaatataataaacaattcaatttttcaaatctcaaaataaaaataatgttaaaaaaatatatttaacaatattttattcaactactattcaaaacatctaATATCATCTCTGTCTATCTAAACTCAatctaaaaatttgaaaaagttgtaataattagtatcggggaagaagatgagatgagatgaaacatgtttccaaacatctatttaatcattacaactttttcatacttccaaataaaacataaaaaataattcaactttttcaaatcataaaataaaaataatattaaataatttataacattattttaattttgtaatattttatctatcattttccaaaatcccataaaacacataaagtcaaattattttactactattcatatttcatctcattatccaaaccaggTTTTAGGCATCGTTGGGTTTTACATATGgtttcaatccatctcatccaAACACCGTTAAAACACAAGCATTTTTCAGTTtcgaatttttaattttttcatataatcattacaatttttctaaattttcaaagaaaacacaacaaataatttattttttttaaaacaccaaaacaaaaattattttaaaaatcacatTCTAGCAATATTTgaacttcataatatttttatccaatattttatctctcatttcccaaaactacTTAAAACATCTTACTTAAACcatttcaatactattcacaaactatctatCTATTATTCACATGTTTCTCattacatttcatctcatataggAAACTAAACGAGACTCTACTTGgtttgattttacaaaattttcaaatcatctcatcttatttcaacatccaaacttcATTCAAatgcaattatttttcaatttaaaaatatcaaaactattttatctaatcattacaactttaaaaaactttaaaacaaaacaaacaaataaaaaaaattaaaattttcaaattttagaataaaaattatattataatcattttttaactttataaatttttttatttaattttttctatctcattttctaaaatcccataaaaaacttaattgtATATAATCAAACGATACCTTAAATGTGGAAAGAAATAGATGTATCATGTAAATTCTATAACATTTAGATCTAGTTTGAATATTGATATGCGATGAAAAATTGgtgaatgataataaaattgtttaagttaagatgtttgatgaggtttttggagatgagatagaaaaaagttgaataaaaatattataatattgttataatataatttttattttgagatttgagaaagtttaattgttttttatgttttatttgaaatgtgtaatgattaaataaaaattaaaaattaaaaagtttttgtAGTTGagtaatatttatatgttaagatGAGGTAAGATaatatctcaacatccaaacaagcccttaatactttgtaaatttattatgaataatattcaATTCAGTGTTCACgcacaacattaaaaaaatgaaattcatcgtaaaaaattaaaatttacattGTACTGGGTCTCACATTTACCCACgttcaattctatttttttatttttctaatcaagcatgcttaatattaatagaaataataatagtatatattgtCAAATGGAGGGTAATTTCCAGTGTCAATATCCATAATACATTTAGGAAGATTATCTAAAAGTAtacaactaaaaaataaattggttGCATCTATTGCATCATTAAGTGCGCATATCGATCTTACGATCGATAAATTTTgttaaagtttgaatatttttgagagtgcaaattttgataaatgaaaaatgataagtaCGCATtactttttacaaatattttatacagcaatattttaaaaagagggttatttttataaactagcTTACAAAAGTAACATGATTTTATTAGGGTctaatttgaatattgagaatatttgattactattaattattttattattattttttaactattttttaatattctattcttatttgttgattattattattttattatttatagattacttcaaaatatctcactatccaaatacaacttaaaatatcattattttataagtattataaaatattttgtgtgcATCTCCTTCCAAATTGAATGTAgctttttaaaagtattttgcCAATTGTAATACTAGAAGAGCTGCCGAGACAACTAGGACTGGATTTGTTACCCACGTTGAATTCCATGACGTTAGATTTCACTTTTGTGCCACATCAGCCAActcacaaaaaacaaaaaatattcataactttttaatactctacattttatattatttttaatttttattatttttttattttatcaaatatttattatataaataaaaaataaaaaatttggaataatttaaaaagaataaatttttaaaaaaatttttaaaaaatattaaaaattttaaaaaatataaaatgtagaatGTAACGATGTTGTGTAGCAAACCTCcgcaaaaaaatattgaaaaaaatttcaaagccattgttaaatgttaattgtaaGTAATTATTGCAAgttgtttaacaaaaaaaaaaaagaggtaatTATTATAGGTTTATAAGCCACGCACCGCGGGCCAGGAGTGCCAGTATAACGGTCATTCTCAGTTTCCAAagccaaacaaacaaacacgCCCCTCCATTCCGTCGGCACCCTTCCCCAAGCCCCCTAAAagttctccctccctcctccatcTTTCTCTCTGCATAAATCAAAATACTGAAAACCTTGCCATAGACCCAAAATCTGGTTTTATTTTCCTCCCGCTCAATGGCAATCATGCGAAACAGAAGATTGGGAGTTCAGGAAGTAAGCACTAATAGCAGTACTAAAGTAAGGGCTTTGATAGATAGGCGGTGCTTGGCTCTGCTGGCGCTGAACGACGACGTAAAGGAGGAGCCAGCGAGCTGTGCAGTGAACCAGCCATACCATAGGTTACCTCAACAGCTCCACGTCAATCTGTCCGTCCTCAAACTCGACGGCTCTCTCTTCGGTACCTTCTCTTTAtgttactcacttttttttgttttcaaattttgttgtgtttttggGCTTGTTCGAAACTGTTCTCTTATAAccgttttttttgtttttggttgggTCCCCATTTTCTTgcttagtgttttttttttttttgaaatatcttGCTTAGTGTTCTAATTTGCCATTACCCGACACTATTGtgacatgcataaaaaaattcctTGTTTTATTTCCACAGATGTTTGTGTCTCCCAGAATGCCACTGTAGCAGAACTCAAGTGGGCCGTAGAGGAAGTTTTTGCTTCACGCCAAAAGGAAATTTCTTGGTAAACTCATGACTCATTATTTAGCCCGTAGCTGATGAAGGCTTCAGAACAGTATATTTTAATCAATGggtttgagaaaatttatttatatgctGTGTTTTGATTGGCTTATGTATAGATTTTGATTATTGGGATTATAGTTTTTAGTGTAGAAGTTATTTTATggttatttttttcagaaaaaaaaaatttgttgctTTGGTTTCGATGTGGTTAGGTCGCATGTGTGGGGGCACTTTTGCTTATCTTATGATGGCCAGAAGCTAATTAATGACAAGGTGTGTCTTCCAAAAATTGGGATCAAGGATGGTGATCAGGTCTGTCACTTGTTTTTCTTACTGATCTTTGGCGCATTGGACTTGTTGATTTGCATTTGCAAGAAGttagtattattttaagatGGTAATGTGCGTATGGcacttgaaaaaattgtaactgCATACTTAAATACACGACTTCTCCGAAACTaaacccaattaaaaaaaaaaaaaagaaaagaaaagaaaagaaaaggactaTTAGAGAGATCTTTTGTCGATTTATTAGCTTCAAGATTAGATCTTAAAGGTTCTATATCAGTATTGTTgcttagtttttttctttttccgagCGGTGCTGTTTACAAGTTCTGATGTGTCATTTTGTGGTTCATGCAGCTTCAATTCATTCGGCATATGTCCATCCAGAATTCACCATTGAGAGAAAGACCCAAGAACAACTTTGCTTGCAAATTGCTGTCATTGTAAGAATCTCTATTTGGTTCTTTCTTGTCATGGATACACACAGTTATGCTCTGCACATTCTGACTCACAGGCAGTTCTGGATATTCATTCAACAATTGCATGGAATGTTTTCAGACCTGGCGCTCAGACGCGCTAGTCAAGCACAAAGATGCATTATGGCAGTTTCATATGGTCTTAGGTTTTGCAAATACATATTGTGTAGATCACTGTAGCAGACTGGTAGAATAAATTAAGCACGTGTATGAAATTGAGAGGTGCTATAAAAATAAGCCGACTTTAGGTGCAGAAACCAGAATAGGAATGCTCTGTAAGCATCCATTTTGATTCCAATTCTGGCCCAGATGTGTGTAATTTAGGCCGAGTGATCTAGCAGAAATGGGTAACTTCTGCATCATGTCTAATGTATGTTCTTACATTAGGAGTTGGGGCCGACTCTAGTCTGACCTGTTCATTTTGCTACCAGGGAGAATCGGGATCAAGCAATTTAGCACTAGACTGAAGCTTACCTGTGCTTAGATGCCAACTACTCAACCCCTAGTTTCTGCACTTTGCTTACTGGGATATGGAGCTAaaatatttgtttcatttttcttttcaaatgcaAGGTCATCATCAAAATCAAATGCTAATGAGGAGAAAAAGGAGACTGGTTCATGTGATATTAATAATGATGACAATCAGGACAGTTCCAAGTGCAATGGTTATAACGAAAATCAGGAGGAAGATCCCATACCAGAGTCCAAGTTTGCTAGAGTCTTCAGAGGGTGGCTATCAACCTCCAGCTTGAGGGGCATTACAAGGAACGGATCAGAGGGCAGGGGTCCAAGTACTTGGAGCAGGGTCTAGTACTAAATACATAGGTTTAAAGCATGGTAGAACTGGACGTAAAATGGAGTAGGGATGGATGGTCGGTCTCTCAACAGGCCTTATCATTATGAGACCCAAGCTAACACGAATTTTGAGTTCGAAGAAAGCAAAAAGCAAGACAGTcaaatgtttatggatgaatcCAGTTGTGTAAAGcttcttattatttaattttattttactgcaCTTCCAATTCTGCTTTCGTTTCCCTTGTCTCATTTGAACGGAGAAATTAAGTAATCTTTTTGttatacaaattatctcaacttattattataaattttttaaattacatataaattatattaaaaaattatattttaatattattctattatatttttattttatctcatctatattATCAAACCAAACTTACAATTTTTGTGAGTTGGAACGAGTGctgcataaataatttaacaaaaataatttatataaaaataatgataccCAAATAACACAGCACATGTAAAAGTAATGATTTATGCATTAATATTGACTACGCAAGTCCGAGACAAAatatcatgtaaaaaaaaaaaagtaatgttaggCTGCCGGCCACAAATttgtattagtattttttaaatatatttaaaaaataaaaaatatattaatatattaaaaataaattttttaattattaaataaaaaattgaaatatatgaatgatgaaaatgaaagaataaactCAAGTAAGgtattagtatttaaaaaaaaaaaaaaaaaaggtttccgAGCCACAGCTGCATCTCCAACTCCAAGACCGCTGCATCGAATCACCGAAGAGAATCCCTAGTCTCTGGGCCCCACCTTCACTCCAAT is a window from the Juglans regia cultivar Chandler chromosome 7, Walnut 2.0, whole genome shotgun sequence genome containing:
- the LOC109013932 gene encoding uncharacterized protein LOC109013932 — its product is MAIMRNRRLGVQEVSTNSSTKVRALIDRRCLALLALNDDVKEEPASCAVNQPYHRLPQQLHVNLSVLKLDGSLFDVCVSQNATVAELKWAVEEVFASRQKEISWSHVWGHFCLSYDGQKLINDKVCLPKIGIKDGDQLQFIRHMSIQNSPLRERPKNNFACKLLSLSSSKSNANEEKKETGSCDINNDDNQDSSKCNGYNENQEEDPIPESKFARVFRGWLSTSSLRGITRNGSEGRGPSTWSRV